In Fibrobacter sp. UWB15, one genomic interval encodes:
- a CDS encoding TIGR02147 family protein: MNTFVNIFEFTKFRKFLAEYQERRQAAEPSFSRTEFCSLLGLPNTRSYFNDVVQGKRVTDNMRERFINVIGLKGNEARYFEAMVDFDQGKTAQVREAAFDAMMRLNKNPQAIVDPDSYEFFGNWYNSTVYAILEVMDVGDDVSELAAKIFPPVSEKRLKASLELMQKMSLVRKDERGFWKPTKDSLATVQQSKSQMVLQFQKQCLELSKQALESEGSESRDMTTFTFAVSKSAQAKVEKAAEKFKAQVRQIVMADNEMPTVVEHVNLHVFSNIRENNKPSGAGEA; the protein is encoded by the coding sequence ATGAATACCTTCGTAAACATTTTCGAGTTTACCAAGTTCCGCAAGTTCCTGGCCGAATACCAGGAGCGCCGTCAGGCGGCGGAGCCTTCGTTTTCGCGTACCGAGTTCTGCAGCTTGCTGGGGCTCCCGAATACCCGCAGCTATTTCAACGACGTGGTGCAGGGCAAGCGCGTGACCGACAACATGCGCGAGCGCTTTATAAATGTTATCGGGCTCAAGGGGAACGAGGCGAGGTATTTCGAGGCGATGGTCGATTTTGACCAGGGGAAGACAGCCCAGGTGCGCGAAGCGGCGTTCGATGCCATGATGCGCCTGAACAAGAACCCGCAGGCGATTGTGGACCCGGACAGCTACGAGTTCTTTGGCAACTGGTACAACAGCACGGTTTACGCGATTCTCGAGGTGATGGATGTGGGCGACGACGTGTCGGAACTTGCGGCGAAGATTTTCCCGCCCGTGTCCGAGAAGCGCTTGAAGGCAAGCCTTGAACTTATGCAGAAGATGTCGCTCGTGCGCAAGGACGAACGCGGGTTCTGGAAGCCGACGAAGGATAGCCTTGCCACGGTGCAGCAGAGCAAGAGCCAGATGGTGCTCCAGTTCCAGAAGCAGTGCCTGGAACTCTCGAAGCAGGCACTGGAATCCGAAGGGAGCGAATCCCGCGATATGACCACGTTCACGTTTGCGGTGTCGAAATCCGCGCAGGCGAAGGTCGAGAAGGCTGCCGAAAAGTTCAAGGCGCAGGTGCGCCAGATCGTGATGGCCGATAACGAGATGCCGACCGTCGTGGAACATGTGAACCTGCACGTGTTCAGCAACATTCGCGAAAATAATAAACCGTCCGGTGCGGGCGAGGCGTAG
- a CDS encoding GDSL-type esterase/lipase family protein: MIWQSLVAISMVIAPAAVWAKVTIYMCGDSTMQDWNAGYYPKQGIGQNFGYFFDSGLATVKNHGAGGTAAETYYNGGKWAPVKNALQKGDYVFIKFGINDRNYSSEAGYRTYMTKMINEAKAKGAYPIIVNPVRRSDFRGTKQDSIYESYHNYPIIARELSKTLNTPIIDMDTLSRNYLLSVGQFYAHHYLNVVLDKGEYSNYANGNNDNLHFQQNGAIAFGRIITEQLRVHPDAQVKKLADYLAPMYKVDVKVSPAGSDQATTISSYYPKGMTVTLKTTPKSGKKFLGWYDGNGKKVSGNANASVKSDKIYTFVMGSASTQYTAVYEGGTAEKYTGDGKALTSFPTGTPKKLSDVAYSVETTAKDTVQEEEKHISLDIKNFIDAANPDTGNGATEANHEGYTGNGFFNFENALNSTAEYKMKFPSAGYVTMGIRYSFAGTEERSLNVYLDHDYIVKFKPTADWDTWDTAYVDLDLINGEGILKFISMTENGGPNIDAFGFSVDGVERIVPEVETTSLKGDILSVSKNKNTRIDVFDMSGRLVARKLSGSDNIDLSDIVQASGIYRIIVRNGKHKFSATWANIK, translated from the coding sequence ATGATTTGGCAAAGCCTCGTGGCAATTTCCATGGTCATTGCCCCGGCAGCCGTATGGGCGAAAGTAACCATCTACATGTGCGGCGATTCCACCATGCAGGACTGGAACGCAGGCTATTATCCCAAACAGGGCATCGGCCAGAATTTCGGATACTTCTTCGATTCCGGGCTCGCGACCGTCAAAAACCACGGTGCGGGCGGTACCGCCGCAGAAACTTATTACAACGGCGGGAAATGGGCCCCGGTCAAGAATGCCCTCCAGAAGGGCGACTATGTATTCATCAAGTTCGGAATCAACGACCGCAACTACAGTTCCGAAGCCGGTTACCGCACCTACATGACCAAGATGATCAACGAGGCGAAGGCCAAGGGAGCCTACCCCATCATCGTGAATCCGGTACGCCGCAGCGATTTCCGCGGAACAAAGCAGGATTCAATTTACGAATCCTACCACAACTACCCGATTATCGCACGCGAACTTTCGAAAACGCTCAACACGCCCATCATCGACATGGACACACTGAGCCGCAACTACCTGCTTTCCGTAGGCCAGTTCTACGCTCACCATTACCTGAACGTGGTGCTCGACAAGGGCGAATACAGCAACTACGCGAACGGGAACAATGACAACCTTCATTTCCAGCAGAATGGAGCCATCGCTTTCGGACGTATCATTACCGAGCAGCTGCGCGTTCACCCGGACGCTCAGGTGAAAAAACTCGCCGACTACTTGGCGCCCATGTACAAAGTAGACGTGAAAGTCAGCCCCGCAGGTTCTGACCAGGCAACGACAATCAGCTCCTATTATCCCAAGGGCATGACGGTGACGCTCAAGACCACCCCGAAATCCGGCAAGAAATTTCTTGGCTGGTATGACGGCAACGGCAAAAAGGTAAGCGGAAACGCAAACGCCTCGGTAAAATCAGACAAGATATACACCTTCGTCATGGGTTCCGCCAGCACGCAATACACCGCTGTTTACGAAGGCGGCACCGCAGAAAAATACACCGGCGACGGCAAGGCTTTGACAAGTTTCCCGACAGGGACGCCGAAAAAGCTTTCCGATGTAGCATACTCCGTAGAGACTACCGCGAAAGACACCGTCCAGGAAGAAGAAAAGCATATAAGCCTAGACATCAAGAACTTTATCGACGCCGCCAATCCCGATACGGGAAACGGCGCCACCGAGGCAAACCACGAAGGCTATACAGGCAACGGTTTCTTCAATTTCGAAAACGCGCTGAATTCTACCGCCGAATACAAGATGAAGTTTCCCTCTGCAGGCTACGTGACTATGGGAATCCGCTATTCCTTTGCCGGCACCGAAGAGCGCTCGCTGAACGTGTACCTCGACCACGATTATATCGTGAAGTTCAAGCCCACGGCAGATTGGGACACCTGGGATACCGCCTACGTGGATCTGGACCTCATCAACGGCGAAGGAATCCTCAAGTTCATTTCCATGACCGAAAACGGAGGGCCGAACATAGATGCTTTTGGATTCAGCGTTGACGGCGTGGAACGAATCGTCCCCGAAGTCGAGACAACGTCCCTGAAAGGCGACATTCTTTCTGTCTCGAAAAACAAAAACACGAGGATAGATGTTTTCGACATGTCGGGCCGTCTGGTCGCCCGCAAGCTCTCCGGCAGCGACAACATAGACCTGTCCGACATCGTCCAGGCAAGCGGAATCTACCGCATCATCGTCCGCAACGGGAAACACAAATTTAGCGCCACCTGGGCCAACATAAAATAA
- a CDS encoding GDSL-type esterase/lipase family protein, producing the protein MKSLFKYAIVAGLFTSLAVSDTTSFTIHVIGDSTVCNYKDSAYPQKGWGQVLNNFFDASRVKVNNVAIGGRSSKSFIVDGRLKSLEPNIQKGDFVFVQFGHNDRTANKPERYVPQDSFPYYMKQYITTAQKRGATPVLVSTVTMSGSRNVFSTGSNNYDSRGMMLKLAKDYKIPFVDLNMKSYNTYNNTYKGMMDSYVKKFLYMQLDAGLYPNYPNGSNDGNTHFQEMGSMGHGTMIAEELERGVNDTFLSPESKAELTKLVSALRPRYKVTVKANIATKGAITQNQSFPGGSPMTLRVAPASGETFEYWADENCKKISSNKLYYGFKTPNHNTTYTAMFKGGSACVANSATENESSSSVAPESSSSEIPQFSSAVVECSNLKGIKAWPSPIDMANPDKGDGTTDTNHEGYVGKGFFNLTNDISSTATYKLTSDRSATNARVMVRYAFDGTENRDMKIKIDAVTYDIKLPPTGGWDIWDTAYVEDVWLDAVDFDMVLYSTTNNGGPNVDMVSFTNEAVHRVGCPVAEVLRDSSGTQDPEKGTTIAATMQKNQMVFNPRDFTFRSAGGLARIQIMNALGKTVLDETRMVSAGNKAILQGGAQLSAGRYYLRIELDGKNAIFAHFAVSGE; encoded by the coding sequence ATGAAGAGTCTTTTCAAATACGCCATCGTGGCCGGCCTGTTTACAAGCCTTGCCGTGAGCGACACCACATCCTTCACCATCCATGTCATCGGCGATTCTACGGTCTGCAACTACAAGGATTCCGCATACCCGCAAAAAGGTTGGGGCCAGGTGCTGAACAACTTCTTCGACGCCTCCCGCGTGAAAGTAAACAATGTGGCTATTGGCGGGCGCAGTTCCAAGAGTTTCATCGTTGACGGGCGTCTAAAAAGCCTCGAGCCAAACATCCAGAAAGGGGATTTCGTATTCGTGCAGTTCGGGCATAACGACCGCACCGCAAACAAGCCGGAACGCTACGTTCCCCAGGATTCCTTCCCGTATTACATGAAGCAGTACATCACGACGGCGCAAAAGCGCGGGGCAACCCCGGTGTTGGTTTCAACCGTCACCATGAGCGGTTCGCGCAACGTATTTTCTACCGGAAGCAACAACTACGATTCCCGCGGCATGATGCTAAAGCTTGCGAAGGATTACAAGATTCCCTTCGTAGACCTGAACATGAAATCCTACAATACCTATAACAATACATACAAAGGAATGATGGATTCGTATGTCAAGAAATTCCTTTATATGCAACTGGATGCAGGACTTTACCCCAACTACCCCAACGGCAGTAACGACGGGAATACGCACTTCCAAGAAATGGGCTCCATGGGCCACGGCACCATGATTGCAGAAGAACTGGAAAGGGGCGTAAACGACACCTTCCTTTCGCCCGAATCAAAGGCAGAACTCACAAAGCTCGTTTCGGCGTTACGCCCCCGCTACAAGGTGACCGTAAAGGCGAACATCGCGACAAAGGGCGCTATCACGCAGAATCAGAGTTTCCCGGGAGGTTCCCCCATGACCCTTCGGGTGGCACCCGCAAGCGGCGAGACCTTTGAATACTGGGCAGACGAAAACTGCAAGAAGATTTCGTCCAACAAGCTCTACTACGGTTTCAAGACGCCTAATCACAACACGACCTACACCGCCATGTTCAAGGGCGGCTCCGCCTGTGTCGCCAATTCAGCCACAGAAAACGAAAGTTCCAGTTCTGTAGCGCCCGAATCTTCCAGTTCCGAAATTCCGCAATTCAGTTCTGCCGTCGTAGAATGTTCCAACCTCAAGGGAATCAAGGCTTGGCCTTCACCCATCGACATGGCAAACCCGGACAAGGGAGACGGCACCACCGACACGAACCACGAAGGCTACGTAGGCAAGGGATTCTTCAACCTTACCAACGACATTTCCAGCACAGCTACGTACAAGCTCACTTCCGACAGGTCAGCCACCAACGCACGGGTTATGGTGCGCTACGCTTTTGACGGGACCGAAAACCGCGACATGAAAATCAAGATCGATGCCGTCACCTACGATATAAAGCTCCCGCCTACCGGTGGCTGGGATATCTGGGACACCGCCTACGTGGAAGACGTTTGGCTAGACGCCGTAGATTTTGACATGGTCCTCTATTCCACAACAAATAACGGAGGCCCCAACGTTGACATGGTGTCCTTTACCAACGAGGCCGTACACCGGGTCGGTTGTCCCGTCGCCGAAGTACTCAGGGACTCTAGCGGCACGCAGGACCCCGAAAAGGGCACCACCATCGCCGCCACCATGCAAAAGAACCAAATGGTTTTCAACCCCCGAGATTTCACTTTCCGTTCCGCAGGCGGTTTGGCACGCATACAAATCATGAATGCACTCGGCAAGACGGTTCTCGACGAGACCCGCATGGTTTCAGCCGGCAACAAAGCAATCCTGCAAGGAGGCGCTCAGCTTTCGGCCGGTCGCTACTACTTGCGCATAGAACTTGACGGGAAAAACGCCATTTTTGCGCATTTTGCGGTATCGGGGGAATGA
- a CDS encoding T9SS type A sorting domain-containing protein — MVYCGKKTPLAACVALSFGLAIPSFAAPRQMEKLSRGLVASNVGKGMLVSWRLLGSDAPNTEFNLYRDGTKIATIAGNGATNYLDASGKATSKYTVAAVVDGKEGAQAGLSFVFDKSANSDGKNIPYATLKLDRPGDLKMPDGSSCSYTSNDMSVGDLDGDGELELVVKWDPSNQKDNSQSGYTGNVYIDGYKMNGKKLWRIDLGRNIRAGAHYTQFMVYDLDGDGIAEVAMKTSDGTVDGTGKVIGDKSKDYRTKTGTIMSGNEFLTVFNGKTGAAITTIDYVPGRNITKNWGDNYGNRSERMLAAIAYLDGVHPSLVMMRGYYTYAYAVAYDFDGKQLKQRWYHKSETRGQGIFGEGNHNVSVGDINGDGKDEIVFGSAALKSDGTLLYRTGLGHGDALHLSDMDPDRPGLESWDVHEEKSATYTDDFRGPDGKIIWGTKQPNPGVDNGRGLAADIDADHRGFEMWSSAGDGVKNVKGQKISGSKPSVNFRIYFDGDLQDELLDGAIDKWSTKDKKANRYFTYGNVNKSTTNNGTKKNPSLVADLFGDWREELILRSGSDASMITIFGTPVTTDYRVYTLMHDPHYRVSIAWQNVAYNQPPHLGYYLPDAVKNLKQPSIYLAGDGTTPVVIDPVITDPVIVDPPDTSATPVDTLNNNNGTTVLATGVQKLARGGYAEIEIYNMSGRIVGTIAKFVAAGEPAVDLSQEPLPKGSYLVRVKIDGKYISKGIFKK; from the coding sequence ATGGTGTATTGTGGAAAGAAAACGCCGCTTGCGGCGTGTGTAGCGTTGTCCTTTGGACTCGCCATCCCGTCTTTCGCGGCCCCGCGTCAGATGGAAAAACTGAGCCGCGGTCTCGTGGCTTCTAACGTCGGAAAAGGCATGCTGGTCAGCTGGCGCCTGCTCGGGAGCGACGCCCCGAATACCGAGTTCAACCTCTACCGCGACGGGACAAAAATTGCGACCATCGCAGGGAACGGCGCGACAAACTACCTCGACGCTTCGGGTAAGGCGACCTCCAAGTATACGGTCGCCGCAGTCGTGGACGGCAAGGAAGGCGCGCAGGCCGGGCTCTCGTTCGTGTTCGACAAGTCGGCCAATTCCGACGGCAAGAACATCCCGTATGCAACTCTCAAGCTTGACCGCCCGGGCGACCTCAAGATGCCCGACGGTTCCAGCTGCAGCTACACCTCAAACGACATGAGCGTGGGCGACCTGGACGGCGACGGTGAACTCGAGCTTGTCGTAAAGTGGGATCCGAGCAACCAGAAGGACAACTCGCAGAGCGGCTACACGGGCAACGTGTACATCGACGGCTACAAGATGAACGGCAAAAAGCTGTGGCGCATCGACCTGGGCCGAAACATCCGCGCGGGCGCTCACTACACGCAGTTCATGGTCTACGACCTGGACGGCGACGGCATCGCCGAAGTCGCCATGAAGACAAGCGACGGCACGGTCGACGGTACGGGCAAGGTCATCGGCGACAAGAGCAAGGATTACCGCACAAAGACCGGTACCATCATGAGCGGGAACGAGTTCCTGACCGTGTTCAACGGCAAGACGGGTGCAGCCATCACGACCATCGACTACGTGCCGGGCCGTAATATCACCAAGAACTGGGGCGACAACTACGGCAACCGCAGCGAACGCATGCTCGCGGCCATCGCCTACCTCGACGGTGTACACCCGAGCCTCGTGATGATGCGCGGCTACTACACCTACGCCTACGCGGTCGCCTACGACTTCGACGGCAAGCAGCTCAAGCAGCGCTGGTACCACAAGTCCGAAACGAGGGGCCAGGGCATCTTTGGCGAAGGCAACCACAACGTTTCCGTGGGCGACATCAACGGCGACGGCAAAGACGAAATCGTGTTCGGTTCCGCGGCGCTCAAGTCCGACGGCACGCTCCTTTACCGCACAGGGCTCGGACACGGCGACGCACTCCACCTCTCTGACATGGACCCCGACCGCCCGGGCCTTGAATCGTGGGACGTTCACGAAGAAAAGTCCGCCACCTACACCGACGACTTCCGCGGCCCCGACGGTAAGATTATCTGGGGCACCAAGCAGCCGAACCCGGGCGTAGACAACGGCCGAGGCCTCGCCGCAGACATTGACGCGGACCATCGCGGATTCGAAATGTGGAGCAGCGCGGGCGACGGCGTGAAGAACGTGAAGGGCCAGAAGATTTCGGGCAGCAAGCCCTCGGTAAACTTCCGCATCTATTTCGACGGAGACCTGCAAGACGAACTGCTTGACGGCGCAATAGACAAGTGGAGCACCAAGGACAAGAAGGCGAACCGCTACTTTACCTACGGCAACGTGAACAAGTCCACTACGAACAACGGAACAAAGAAGAACCCGAGCCTCGTGGCCGATTTATTCGGCGACTGGCGCGAAGAACTTATCCTGCGTTCGGGCAGCGACGCCTCCATGATTACGATTTTCGGCACTCCGGTCACGACGGATTACCGCGTGTACACCCTGATGCACGACCCGCATTACCGCGTGAGCATTGCCTGGCAGAACGTGGCCTACAACCAGCCGCCGCACCTGGGCTACTACCTGCCCGACGCGGTAAAGAACCTGAAGCAGCCTTCCATTTATCTCGCAGGTGACGGTACTACCCCCGTCGTTATTGACCCGGTGATTACGGACCCGGTGATTGTCGACCCACCCGACACGTCGGCGACCCCGGTGGATACGCTCAATAACAACAACGGCACGACCGTCCTTGCGACAGGCGTGCAGAAACTTGCCCGTGGCGGATATGCCGAAATCGAGATTTACAACATGAGCGGCCGCATCGTAGGGACCATCGCGAAGTTTGTCGCCGCGGGCGAGCCCGCCGTGGACCTCTCGCAGGAACCGCTCCCGAAGGGGAGTTATCTCGTGCGCGTAAAAATCGACGGCAAGTACATCTCCAAGGGAATCTTTAAGAAATAG